The Hydrogenothermus marinus DNA segment AAGGACATTCTCTTGTTTTATATGATAAAGCTAAAACCTTATCTGCTGAGGCTACAAATACAGGTGTAAAAGTAAGAGTTGATTCAATAGATTTAACATCAGATTTTCAAAATGGAAGTATTGGCGGTAAATTAAGAGCTTTAGATGTTATAAATAAAAAAATATCTGATTTAAATGATTTTACTGCTTTATTTGCTGCATCTGTTAACAAAATCCATAGACAAGGATATGATCTAAACGGAAATACTGGTAGAGACTTTTTTAAGATTTCCCCAGATAGTTCTTTAAAATATATAGATGCCTCTAATATTGATTTAAATATAACAGATTATACACAGATTGCTGCTGCATCTGATTCTAATTATTTAAACTCTGATAACTCAGTAATAAAATCTTTAATAGCCTTAGAGGATTATAATGAGATAACAACAAAAACTTCTATTACAGGTGTTTCTCCAAGCACTACTTTTGGAAATGGTAGCTTTGATTTGTATTTAGATAATCAAAAAATAGCAACAATAAACTATTCAGCTACGGATACAATATCAAATATTGCAAACACCATAAATTCATCACAAAGTAGAGTTGTTGCGAAAGTTTATACTGATTCTTCAGGAAATGAGCATTTACAGCTTTTTGCAAAGGATATAAATCTTTCTCCATCAATAGAGTTAAAAAATGATACAGGTAGCTTTGTTTCTTCAATAGGAGGATTAAATAGTTATAAAGGATTATTTAACCCGGAAGAAAAAACAGATTTAACTTCTTCTTCAGGTCTTAACATTGGCGGAACCATATTCAAAGTATCAGATAAAGCCAATTTAGATTTATTAGGAAATACTTCATTTCAAGAACTATATAATAAAAAATTTGTAGCAGAACTTGGACTTAAAATATCAGATGCAAAAGATAAATTAAGTAGTGATACAATTTTAAGGGATTCTTTAGATCAAAAAATAAAAGAAAAATCTGCAGTTAATTTAGATGAAGAGCTTGCAAATTTAGTGAAATACCAAAGGGCATATCAATCTGCTGCTAAAATAATAGCAGTTACAGATGAATTAATACAAACAGTACTTGGACTTGTAGGATAAATCTAAAAAAATATATTTAAATTTCGATAATAAAATTTAACTAAAATTTAATGGTAAGTAAAAATGAGAATACCAGATATAATATTTTATGATAGCTTTATAAAATATAATGCAGAAAAAGAAAATAAGATACAAGAATATACTAATCAGCTTGCTTCTGGGAAAAAAATCTTACAACCATCAGATAATGTTTTAGGTGCAGTTAAATCTTTAAGATTAAAAAAGATAAATGAGACTATTGATTCATATAATAGAAATATGGATCAAGTTCAGACAATACTGGATGTTTCTGAAACATCCTTAGCTAATATTATTAATACATCACAAGAAGCAAGGGTTCAAATTGTTCATGTATTAAATACAGGTGTTTTAGATGCAGAAGATGCACAAGTTTTAAAAGATTATTTTAGTAGTGTTAGAGATTATATAATAAAACAAGCTAACGTAAGTGTCGGAGATTCAAGAATTTTTGCAGGTGTAAAATCACAACTGGATCCTTTTGATACAAATGGTAATTATCAGGGAGAAACTTTAGAAACAAAGGTTCCTGTATCAAAAGGTGTAGAGTTAAATACTACATTTGATGGGAAAACTTACATAGGTACTATAAAATCAGGACTTGTATCAAACCCTACTGAAAAATTAGGAATAGTAAAGGCTCTTGATGACATTACACAAATAATAGATAGTGGAGATCTTTATAAATTACATAGTTATATATCAGATATGGGATATAGTTCTGCAACTTCTCAGATTGATTCTGCTGCATCTGGAACCCAAACTTTAACAATAACTTCAGGTAGTAGTAGTTTTAGTGTGAATTATGATAACACTACAACATTACAAGATTTAGTAAATGCAATAAATACAAATCCTTCAAATCAAACTGTTGAGGCTTTTGTTTTCCAAGATAAAGATGGAGTTTATAGACTTGGTTTAGTAAATAAACAAGATCCTTCACAATCAATAACTGTTCAAGATTCAGGAACATTTATTAATAAAGTAGGTGGACTGCATCATGTATTAGATAACTTTGATAAAGGATTTAATCAAGCTTTACTTGGCAGATCCAAAATAGGTTTACAATCAAAGATTATAGAAGATTTAAAACCTCAAAATGAGTATATGAAAACACAGTTTTCAGAACTTATATCAAAATTTGAGGATGCAGATTATGCATCTGTTATTACAGAGCTTGAAAAGGTTAAAACAGCATATCAAGCTCTTTTAGCTTCTTTTAATCAAAATAAAGATCTTTCTTTATTAAATTTCTTAAAGTAAGATATTTATAATTTTATTAAAAAGGCCAGAAGGCTAGCATAGGCTTAGCCTTCTGGAAAGAAGGTAGGTTTAGTAGCAGCAGGATTAAGTGCATCTGGCTGCAGGTTATAAATTTATGGTGCAAATTATATGCCAATTTTTGATTTGATTTTTGGAAAAAAGATTTAGATGTATTTGTCCCAAATGGGACAATATATTTCCAATTAGAACAGTTATTTTTTTAAAGCTATCAAAACACCATCTCTTAAAGGTAAGATAGAAGTTTTAAAATTTGCACTCATATATTCATTAAATTCGTTTATTTTTTCTGTTTTTTTATCTTTATCTTCTTCAATAACTTTTCCATGCCATAAAACATTATCTGCAATAATAATAGCTTCTTTTGAGAGATTATTTTCTAATTGCTTTATAGCTTCTAAATATCTTGATTTTTCATGGTCTAAAAAAAGAATATCTATATTATTATATTTCTTTGCATTTTCTACTGCATCTCCAACTTCAAAAATAGCTTTTTCATATAAATTGCCTTCTTTAAAAAATTTTTTTGCAAGATTTATATTTTCTTCTTTATAGTCATTTAATACTACTTTTCCATCTTCAAGTCCTTTCGCAAACCAGTAAGCAGAATAGCCAAATCCTGAACCAAGTTCTACGATAAGTTTTGGCTTTTTTATTTGTGTAATTATATAAAGAAGGTTTCCAACTAATCTATCAACAATTGGGAAATTAAGTTTATGTCCTAGATTTTCCATTTTTTCCAAAACAGAATCATTTATATGTACTAAAGATTTAAGATAAGCTTCTATTTCTGGATTTGTTATAAACATATTTTTTTCTCCATAAGATAATGTAAATTTTGTTAATATAATTATAATATTCAATTGATAGAAAAATTTTCCAAAGAGGTTATTATGGAGATAAATAATATTTTAGAAGTTTTACAGAATATAGATTTTAAAATTATGGAACCATTTATTGGTAATGTTAACATGGAAGAACATAAATATACAGCTATGCAAGGAATTATTCATTTAATAGGATGGAGTATTTTTATTTTAATTTTAGTAGGTGTTTTTATGTATATGAAAAAACATACTCAACAAGATGAAAGAATGAAAAAATATTATGGAAATAAAGAAGAAGAAACAGAAAATAAATCTAACTAACATTTGGGAAAAACTGTTTTATCTCATTTAAAATAAGTTCTTTATTTCTTCCATATCTTCTTGAAAAATGAAATACAACTAAATTTTTTACATTTGCTAAATTGGCTATTTCTGCAGTTTGTTTTGTTGTTAGATGATAAACTTTTGCTGCTTGTTCTTTATCTTTATCTAAAAATACAGACTCACAGTATAGATAATCTGAATCTTTAACAAGATTTATTATCTTTTCTTTATTCTCTTTTGAATAAATAACATCAGTAATATAAGATATTTTTATTCCTTTTTGTATATAACTATATTCTTCTTTTAAATATTCATAATTAAACTCTTTATCTTTTATTTTAAATGTTTTCCCTTTATTATTCTCATCTTCTAGGAATTTTTTAAATTCCCCAATTTCTTTGCCAACTAAAGGAAGTTCTTTTATTTTTTCTTTTTTTAGATAAAGTTTATCTTTATAAATAAAAGAGTATCCCATTACAGGTATTTTATGATCTAAAACTGCATATCTTACAAGATAATTTTCATTTTCATAAATGATATCCGAGTTAACTTGTTCCTCTTTTTCAAAATCTTTTGCAAATCTTTTTTTTATGTCAAAGTTATAAGTTTCAAACATTTTTCCATTTAGCTGTTTTACTTTAAAAATAATTTGTGGCTCATACTCAACTAAATTCCAAGTATATCCTTGAAGTTTTGAATATACATTATAAGCTAAAGGATTTATTCCAAATATTTCAACTATCTGTTGTTTCCCAAGTTTATTTCTAAGCATATAATCAAAACCAATAAAATGATCCATATGGGTATGGGTAATAAATAATTTATTAACCTTTTTTAATAAATGTCTATCTAAATTATGTATATTACCTATATCAAAAAGAATATAATCACCTGTATTCTCTACCTCAATAAATAAGCCTGGATCATCAAATTTATCATTTACTAAATAATGCTTTACTCTAGCCATTTAAACTCTTTATATTTTTTTAGTCTAAAAATTATATAATTAATTTATTAAAAAAATAATTTTTTGAGGTTATCAAAATGGCAAGATTAGTAAAATTAACAGAGAAAAAACCTTTAAAACTTGAAGGTAAAGAGGAAGATTATTATATATGCCAGTGTGGCCTTTCTAAAAAATATCCTTTCTGTGATGGTTCCCATAAAAAAGCAAGAGATGAAGAAGAAGGGAAATTATATATTTATGATGAAAATGGTAGAGTAGAAATTAATCCATAATTATCTGATAAAATAAATAGCTGATTTTTCTTAATATCTGGAGGAATTTATGGGGCAAAAGCCTAAGGTAATTATTTTAGGAAGTGGTCCAAATAGAATAGGTCAAGGTGTTGAGTTTGATTATGCTTGTGTTCATTGTGTCCTTTCTCTAAAGGAAGAAGGATATGAAACAATAATGGTAAATTGCAATCCGGAAACAGTTTCAACAGATTATGATACATCTGATAAACTTTTTTTTGAGCCTATTGTTTTTGAAGATGTATTAAATATTATCCAATCAGAAAACCCTATTGGTGTTGTTGTTCAGTTTGGGGGACAAACACCTTTAAAACTTTCTGTGCCTCTTCAAAATGCAGGAGTTAATATTTTAGGAACATCCCCTGAAAGTATTGATATAGCAGAAGACAGAGAAAGATTTAGAGATTTAATAATAAATCTTAGATTAAAACAACCAGAGAGTGGTATAGCAAAATCAAAGGAAGAAGCAATAAGTATTACAGAAAAAATAGGATACCCTGTTTTAGTTCGTCCTTCTTATGTACTTGGTGGAAGAGCTATGAAACTTGTATATGATACAGCAGAATTACTTGAATATATAGAAGAAGCAGTATTAGTTACAGAAGATAAACCTCTTTTAATAGATAGATTTTTAGAAAATGCAATAGAACTGGATGTAGATGCAGTATCTGATGGAGAAGATACCCTTATTGGGGCAGTAATGGAACATATTGAAGAAGCAGGAATCCATTCAGGAGATAGTGCAACCTGTATTCCACCTTATTCCTTAGATGATGATTTAATAATAAAAGTAAAAGAACAAACAAGAAAGCTTGCAAAAGCATTAAATGTTAAAGGCTTAATGAATGTTCAGTATGCAGTAAAAGATGGAGAAATCTATATAATTGAAGTAAATCCAAGAGCATCAAGAACAGTACCATTTGTAAGTAAATCTATTGGCTATCCTCTGGCAAAAATAGCATCAAAAGTATTAATAGGAAAAAAATTAAAAGATATAGTGTCAGAAATTTTTGAAATAAAAGAAAAACATCCTGCATCTGACTTTTGGGATAAATCTGTAAAAAGATATTCAATTAAAGAAGTTGTATTTCCTTGGAATAGATTCCCTGAAGTTGATCCTCTTCTTGGTCCTGAAATGAAATCAACAGGAGAAGTAATGGGAATAGATGAAGATTTTGGTCTTGCATTTTGGAAAGCACAAGCAGGAGCTGGCAATATCCTACCAGAAAAAGGAAATGTATTTATATCTGTAGCTGATAAAGACAAACCAAAAATATTAGAAATAGCAAAAAAACTAAAAGATTTAGGCTTTAATATCTTTGCTACAAAAGGTACATATAAATTTTTAAAAGAAAATAATATAGAATCAACCTTAGTAAACAAACTTTCAGAAGAAAGACCTAATATTGTAGATAAAATAAAAAATGGAGAAGTTCATCTAATAATAAATACACCTTCAGGAAAAAGAGAAAGATCAGATGCATATTTTATTAGAAGAGCGGCAGTAGAGCATAAAGTACCATATTTTACAACTGTTAGAGGTGCTTATGCTTGTGTAGAAGCGATAAAATCTTATAAAGAAAAAGGTATTAATGTCATTTCCTTGCAGGAGGTAAAAATTTGATTAAATATAAAGAAGCTTTAGATATAGTTATTAAAAATACAAAACAACTTGGATTTGAAAAAGTATTTTTAAAAGATGCCCTTGGAAGAATACTTGCTGAAGATATAGTAGCAGATAGAGATAATCCACCTGCAGACAATAGCGGAATGGATGGATTTGCAGTTAGATATGAAGATATTAAAGGAGCTACAGAAGAAAATCCTGCAGTTTTAGAAATAGTAGGAGAAGCAAAAGCAGGAGGAAATCCACCTGTTATAAAAAAAGGACAAGCATCTTATATATTCACAGGAGGACTTATTCCTGAAGGAGCAGATACAGTTATTCAAAAAGAACTTACAAAAGTAGAGGATAACAAAGTTTTTATATTTCAAGAACTTCCTAAAGGAGCAAATATTAGACCTCAAGGTGGAGATTTTAAAAAAGGAGATATTTTAATAAAAAAAAGGAAAAAGATAAGATCTGCAGAAATAGGAGTAATATCTTCTGTAAATAAACCTACTGTTTATGTTTATCAAAAACCGAGAGTAGCAATACTAACAACAGGTGATGAGATTTTAGATTTAGCAGAACCAATTACCTCAGATGCTCAGATAAGAACATCTAATACATATGCTTTATATGCTCAGATTTTAGAAACAGGAGCAGAACCTATCATAATAGGTTTTGCAAAAGATGATCCTGAAGATTTAAAAAGAAAGCTTTCTTATGCAAAATCATGCGATATTCTTTTAACAACAGGTGGAGTATCAGTTGGAGAGTATGATTTAGTAAAAGATTTTGTATGTACAGAGCTTGGAGTTAATATTTTATTCTGGAAAGTAGCACAAAAACCTGGAAAACCAGTTGCATTTGGAATATGGGGACAAGAAAAAGAAAAACTTTTCTTTGGAATACCGGGAAATCCAGTAGCATGTATGTTTGTTTATGAAACTCTTGTAAAACCTGCTATCAAAAAAATGATGGGATATGAAAATTATTATAATCCTGTAATTACTGCAAAACTTAAAGGTGGATATAAAAGAAAAAAAGCTGATAGACAGGAATTTATAAGAGTAGCTATTGAGTATAAGAATAATGAGTTCATAGCTAAACCTTTCGGAAAGCAAGGTTCAAACATACTTACAGGAATGGTAAATGCAAATGGCTTTGGAGTTGTTAATATTGGAGTAAATGAAATAAAAGAAGGGGAAGAAATAAAAGTAATTCTTTTTGACACTTCCTTTTTAGATACAAAAGATATTGAGATATAATATTTAAATGAAAAATTTCCTTAGAGATAAATATTGAAAGACGAAATTTTTGTTAATTTTGAGCT contains these protein-coding regions:
- the flgK gene encoding flagellar hook-associated protein FlgK, which translates into the protein MSLFGTLSIGSQAILTSRKAVDITNENISNQDSEGYSRQTPVIQDLVPVGVSITKIKRIFDNTLYNRYINLNQQVSGNNTYVDILSEVETFFNDIHGTGLSESINSFFNSFNDVAIDPKDPAARETVISQARQLISKIRDTYSNMKQIKEDLKVGMDEDIQKVNNILSSIAKLNKNIKIFHNDETRLNNYLDQRDKLLKDLSTYLDIKVVFRKDDTVDIYTVKGHSLVLYDKAKTLSAEATNTGVKVRVDSIDLTSDFQNGSIGGKLRALDVINKKISDLNDFTALFAASVNKIHRQGYDLNGNTGRDFFKISPDSSLKYIDASNIDLNITDYTQIAAASDSNYLNSDNSVIKSLIALEDYNEITTKTSITGVSPSTTFGNGSFDLYLDNQKIATINYSATDTISNIANTINSSQSRVVAKVYTDSSGNEHLQLFAKDINLSPSIELKNDTGSFVSSIGGLNSYKGLFNPEEKTDLTSSSGLNIGGTIFKVSDKANLDLLGNTSFQELYNKKFVAELGLKISDAKDKLSSDTILRDSLDQKIKEKSAVNLDEELANLVKYQRAYQSAAKIIAVTDELIQTVLGLVG
- the flgL gene encoding flagellar hook-associated protein FlgL, coding for MRIPDIIFYDSFIKYNAEKENKIQEYTNQLASGKKILQPSDNVLGAVKSLRLKKINETIDSYNRNMDQVQTILDVSETSLANIINTSQEARVQIVHVLNTGVLDAEDAQVLKDYFSSVRDYIIKQANVSVGDSRIFAGVKSQLDPFDTNGNYQGETLETKVPVSKGVELNTTFDGKTYIGTIKSGLVSNPTEKLGIVKALDDITQIIDSGDLYKLHSYISDMGYSSATSQIDSAASGTQTLTITSGSSSFSVNYDNTTTLQDLVNAINTNPSNQTVEAFVFQDKDGVYRLGLVNKQDPSQSITVQDSGTFINKVGGLHHVLDNFDKGFNQALLGRSKIGLQSKIIEDLKPQNEYMKTQFSELISKFEDADYASVITELEKVKTAYQALLASFNQNKDLSLLNFLK
- a CDS encoding O-methyltransferase, yielding MFITNPEIEAYLKSLVHINDSVLEKMENLGHKLNFPIVDRLVGNLLYIITQIKKPKLIVELGSGFGYSAYWFAKGLEDGKVVLNDYKEENINLAKKFFKEGNLYEKAIFEVGDAVENAKKYNNIDILFLDHEKSRYLEAIKQLENNLSKEAIIIADNVLWHGKVIEEDKDKKTEKINEFNEYMSANFKTSILPLRDGVLIALKK
- a CDS encoding MBL fold metallo-hydrolase, producing MARVKHYLVNDKFDDPGLFIEVENTGDYILFDIGNIHNLDRHLLKKVNKLFITHTHMDHFIGFDYMLRNKLGKQQIVEIFGINPLAYNVYSKLQGYTWNLVEYEPQIIFKVKQLNGKMFETYNFDIKKRFAKDFEKEEQVNSDIIYENENYLVRYAVLDHKIPVMGYSFIYKDKLYLKKEKIKELPLVGKEIGEFKKFLEDENNKGKTFKIKDKEFNYEYLKEEYSYIQKGIKISYITDVIYSKENKEKIINLVKDSDYLYCESVFLDKDKEQAAKVYHLTTKQTAEIANLANVKNLVVFHFSRRYGRNKELILNEIKQFFPNVS
- a CDS encoding CDGSH iron-sulfur domain-containing protein, giving the protein MARLVKLTEKKPLKLEGKEEDYYICQCGLSKKYPFCDGSHKKARDEEEGKLYIYDENGRVEINP
- the carB gene encoding carbamoyl-phosphate synthase large subunit, which produces MGQKPKVIILGSGPNRIGQGVEFDYACVHCVLSLKEEGYETIMVNCNPETVSTDYDTSDKLFFEPIVFEDVLNIIQSENPIGVVVQFGGQTPLKLSVPLQNAGVNILGTSPESIDIAEDRERFRDLIINLRLKQPESGIAKSKEEAISITEKIGYPVLVRPSYVLGGRAMKLVYDTAELLEYIEEAVLVTEDKPLLIDRFLENAIELDVDAVSDGEDTLIGAVMEHIEEAGIHSGDSATCIPPYSLDDDLIIKVKEQTRKLAKALNVKGLMNVQYAVKDGEIYIIEVNPRASRTVPFVSKSIGYPLAKIASKVLIGKKLKDIVSEIFEIKEKHPASDFWDKSVKRYSIKEVVFPWNRFPEVDPLLGPEMKSTGEVMGIDEDFGLAFWKAQAGAGNILPEKGNVFISVADKDKPKILEIAKKLKDLGFNIFATKGTYKFLKENNIESTLVNKLSEERPNIVDKIKNGEVHLIINTPSGKRERSDAYFIRRAAVEHKVPYFTTVRGAYACVEAIKSYKEKGINVISLQEVKI
- a CDS encoding molybdopterin molybdotransferase MoeA, translated to MIKYKEALDIVIKNTKQLGFEKVFLKDALGRILAEDIVADRDNPPADNSGMDGFAVRYEDIKGATEENPAVLEIVGEAKAGGNPPVIKKGQASYIFTGGLIPEGADTVIQKELTKVEDNKVFIFQELPKGANIRPQGGDFKKGDILIKKRKKIRSAEIGVISSVNKPTVYVYQKPRVAILTTGDEILDLAEPITSDAQIRTSNTYALYAQILETGAEPIIIGFAKDDPEDLKRKLSYAKSCDILLTTGGVSVGEYDLVKDFVCTELGVNILFWKVAQKPGKPVAFGIWGQEKEKLFFGIPGNPVACMFVYETLVKPAIKKMMGYENYYNPVITAKLKGGYKRKKADRQEFIRVAIEYKNNEFIAKPFGKQGSNILTGMVNANGFGVVNIGVNEIKEGEEIKVILFDTSFLDTKDIEI